From one Simplicispira suum genomic stretch:
- a CDS encoding esterase/lipase family protein: MIARMQATWTVLLLLGAACWVGYAAQRSWALAGGGIAVGVLVYLGVMALQFTLMQRVNAADPAPRARFAQVLRAWWAELGVALHVFCWDQPFRSRAEPDWLPTAPTGQRGVVLVHGFLCNRALWRTWFAPLRAAGHAYEAVNLEPVFGSIDDYAPTIDAAVQRVHAATGMAPVLICHSMGGLAARAWLRACAGDARVQHVVTLGTPHRGTWAGRFARAVNARQMALDGDWVGQLSGAEPAGRAALFTCWYSNCDNIVFPTSTATLPKADNRLIAGVAHVEMARRPEVLRGCLALLMSEADSAAKI; encoded by the coding sequence ATGATCGCCCGCATGCAAGCCACCTGGACCGTTCTTCTGCTGCTTGGCGCCGCCTGCTGGGTGGGCTATGCGGCGCAGCGTTCCTGGGCCCTGGCCGGCGGTGGCATTGCCGTGGGGGTGCTGGTGTACCTGGGCGTGATGGCACTGCAGTTCACGCTGATGCAGCGCGTGAATGCCGCAGACCCGGCGCCGCGCGCCCGGTTTGCGCAGGTGCTGCGCGCCTGGTGGGCCGAGTTGGGCGTGGCGCTGCACGTGTTCTGCTGGGATCAGCCCTTTCGCAGCCGCGCCGAGCCCGACTGGCTGCCCACAGCACCTACCGGCCAGCGCGGCGTGGTGCTGGTGCATGGATTTTTGTGCAACCGCGCGCTCTGGCGCACCTGGTTTGCGCCGCTGCGCGCTGCGGGCCACGCCTACGAGGCGGTCAACCTGGAACCGGTATTTGGCTCGATAGACGACTACGCGCCCACCATCGATGCGGCTGTGCAGCGCGTGCATGCGGCCACCGGCATGGCACCGGTGCTTATCTGCCACAGCATGGGAGGGCTGGCCGCGCGCGCCTGGCTGCGCGCCTGCGCCGGCGACGCTCGGGTGCAGCATGTGGTCACGCTGGGCACGCCGCACCGCGGCACCTGGGCCGGGCGATTTGCGCGCGCCGTCAACGCCCGGCAGATGGCGCTCGACGGTGATTGGGTGGGACAGCTCAGCGGCGCCGAGCCGGCAGGGCGTGCAGCACTGTTCACCTGTTGGTATTCCAACTGCGACAACATCGTTTTCCCCACCAGCACCGCGACCTTGCCCAAGGCCGACAACCGCCTGATTGCCGGAGTGGCTCATGTAGAGATGGCGCGCCGCCCCGAGGTGCTGCGGGGCTGCCTGGCCTTGCTGATGTCAGAAGCGGATTCTGCAGCGAAAATTTAA
- the phhA gene encoding phenylalanine 4-monooxygenase encodes MAVEPVVYGTSERPPRGDYARAGADYTCPQDYARYTEQDHDTYRRLYARQSALLPGLASEAFIAALPSLGAEDRIPRFEDINTRLKPATGWEIVGVPGLIPEVPFFTLLANRKFPVTDWIRTPEEFDYIVEPDIFHDLFGHVPLLFNPVFADYVQRYGQGGLKADHLGACEMLSRLYWYTIEFGLIREAGGLRAYGAGILSSSGELPYAVQSPDPQRLPLQLERTMRTRYKIDSFQETYFVIDSFQDLFDMTAADFAPVYERLRGLPELAANASGN; translated from the coding sequence ATGGCCGTCGAACCCGTTGTCTATGGCACCAGCGAGCGCCCACCGCGCGGCGACTACGCCCGCGCTGGCGCCGACTACACCTGCCCGCAGGACTACGCCCGCTACACCGAGCAGGACCACGACACCTACCGGCGCCTCTACGCGCGCCAGTCGGCTTTGCTGCCAGGCCTGGCCAGCGAGGCCTTCATTGCCGCGTTGCCGTCGCTGGGTGCAGAGGACCGCATTCCGCGCTTTGAGGACATCAACACGCGCCTGAAACCCGCCACCGGCTGGGAGATCGTCGGCGTGCCGGGCTTGATCCCCGAAGTGCCTTTCTTCACCCTGCTGGCGAACCGCAAGTTCCCGGTGACCGACTGGATCCGCACACCCGAGGAGTTCGATTACATCGTCGAGCCGGACATCTTCCACGACCTGTTCGGCCATGTGCCACTGCTGTTCAACCCGGTATTTGCCGACTACGTGCAGCGCTACGGCCAGGGCGGTCTCAAGGCCGATCACCTGGGAGCCTGCGAGATGCTCTCACGCCTGTATTGGTACACCATCGAGTTCGGCCTGATCCGCGAAGCGGGCGGCCTGCGTGCCTATGGGGCGGGCATTCTGAGTTCGTCGGGCGAATTGCCGTATGCAGTGCAAAGCCCCGATCCGCAGCGCCTGCCGCTGCAACTCGAGCGCACCATGCGCACGCGCTACAAGATCGACAGCTTCCAGGAAACGTATTTCGTCATCGACAGCTTCCAGGACCTGTTCGACATGACGGCGGCTGATTTCGCGCCGGTGTACGAGCGCCTGCGTGGTCTGCCGGAGTTGGCCGCCAACGCATCGGGCAACTGA
- the hppD gene encoding 4-hydroxyphenylpyruvate dioxygenase, which yields MHPTEILASADAHAAWDNPMGTDGFEFIEYAAPDPTAMGHAFEAMGFRPVARHRHKNVTLYRQGTINFLINAEPDSFAQRFARHHGPSVCAIAFRVHDAKAAYERAVSLGAWGYAGKAGPGELNIPAIKGIGDSLIYFVDRWRGKGGAQPGDIGNIGFFDVDFEALPGVSAQEALQPFGHGLTYIDHLTHNVHRGRMGEWADFYERLFNFREIKYFDIEGQVTGVKSKAMTSPCGKIRIPINEEGKENPGQIQEYLDMYKGEGIQHIAMGSDDLYQTVDRLRASGVRLLDTIDTYYELVDKRIPGHGEPLEELHKRKILIDGKKDALLLQIFSENQLGPIFFEFIQRKGDDGFGNGNFKALFESIELDQIRRGVLKAPAGATTP from the coding sequence ATGCACCCCACCGAGATTCTTGCGTCCGCCGACGCCCATGCCGCCTGGGACAACCCCATGGGCACCGACGGCTTTGAATTCATTGAATACGCCGCGCCCGACCCAACCGCCATGGGCCACGCCTTCGAAGCCATGGGCTTCCGGCCAGTGGCACGCCACCGCCACAAGAATGTCACTCTCTACCGCCAGGGCACGATCAACTTCCTCATCAACGCCGAGCCTGACAGCTTTGCCCAGCGTTTTGCGCGCCATCACGGGCCCAGCGTCTGCGCCATAGCGTTCCGCGTACACGACGCCAAGGCCGCTTACGAGCGCGCCGTATCCCTCGGTGCCTGGGGCTATGCTGGCAAGGCAGGCCCAGGCGAGTTGAACATCCCGGCCATCAAGGGAATTGGCGACAGCCTGATTTACTTTGTCGACCGCTGGCGCGGCAAGGGCGGCGCGCAGCCCGGCGACATCGGCAACATCGGTTTCTTCGACGTCGATTTCGAAGCCCTTCCGGGCGTCAGCGCACAGGAGGCACTGCAGCCCTTCGGCCACGGCCTGACCTACATCGACCACCTCACGCACAACGTGCACCGCGGGCGCATGGGTGAGTGGGCGGACTTCTACGAGCGCCTGTTCAACTTCCGGGAAATCAAGTACTTCGATATCGAAGGCCAGGTGACGGGCGTCAAGAGCAAGGCCATGACCAGCCCCTGCGGCAAGATCCGCATCCCGATCAACGAGGAAGGCAAAGAGAACCCCGGCCAGATCCAGGAATACCTGGACATGTACAAGGGCGAGGGCATCCAGCACATCGCCATGGGCTCGGACGACCTGTACCAAACCGTGGACCGCTTGCGCGCGAGCGGCGTGCGCCTGCTTGACACCATTGACACCTACTACGAACTGGTGGACAAGCGCATCCCCGGCCATGGTGAGCCGCTCGAAGAGCTGCACAAGCGCAAGATCCTGATCGACGGCAAGAAGGATGCCCTGCTGCTGCAGATCTTCAGCGAAAACCAGCTCGGTCCGATCTTCTTCGAGTTCATCCAGAGGAAAGGCGACGACGGCTTTGGCAACGGCAACTTCAAGGCGCTGTTCGAAAGCATCGAACTCGACCAGATCCGCCGCGGCGTGCTCAAGGCGCCAGCGGGGGCAACAACCCCCTGA
- a CDS encoding lipase secretion chaperone, whose amino-acid sequence MPKESEDSAAQSTAHSSAGVGRAAHQNGEPPALHGALTLDSAAADPLLAPGLRDELEAMLLEAGEAPDPQALKRRLAELVRLRFGEALRTRALALAERYVDYRVALGELQPPQDATDPRALRDVLQARDALRRQYFDETEFDALFADQQALDRYTLARLEIERNPDLTPQQRRVALASTETELDPQQRAERAQSVVQQDVGAQTAAFNAAGTDDRTRFEERSARFGNDAAQRLAQLDAQDRDWNARLDGYARAQASQTDAQALALLRDRSFTPQEQLRLDGALALRAASIR is encoded by the coding sequence ATGCCGAAGGAAAGCGAAGACTCGGCTGCACAAAGCACCGCCCATAGCTCAGCAGGTGTGGGGCGTGCGGCGCATCAAAACGGTGAACCGCCTGCGCTCCATGGCGCGCTGACGCTGGACTCGGCTGCCGCCGACCCCTTGCTCGCCCCAGGGCTGCGCGATGAACTCGAAGCGATGCTGCTGGAAGCCGGTGAAGCGCCCGACCCACAAGCCCTCAAGCGCCGCCTGGCCGAGTTGGTCAGGCTGCGCTTCGGTGAGGCCCTGCGCACGCGCGCCCTGGCTCTGGCCGAACGCTATGTGGACTACCGCGTCGCCCTGGGCGAGCTGCAGCCCCCCCAGGACGCCACCGACCCGAGGGCCCTGCGCGATGTGCTGCAGGCGCGCGATGCACTGCGCCGCCAGTATTTCGACGAAACTGAATTTGACGCGCTGTTTGCTGACCAGCAGGCGCTGGATCGCTACACCTTGGCTCGCCTGGAGATCGAACGCAACCCCGATCTGACCCCGCAGCAGCGCCGCGTGGCACTCGCGAGTACCGAAACCGAGCTCGACCCGCAGCAGCGCGCCGAGCGCGCGCAAAGCGTGGTGCAGCAGGATGTGGGAGCACAAACCGCCGCTTTCAACGCCGCCGGAACCGACGATCGAACACGCTTTGAAGAGCGCAGCGCGCGCTTCGGCAATGACGCAGCCCAGCGCCTGGCCCAGCTGGACGCACAAGACCGCGATTGGAACGCGCGGCTGGACGGCTACGCTCGCGCGCAGGCGAGCCAGACCGACGCCCAAGCCCTGGCGCTGCTGCGCGATCGCAGCTTCACACCCCAGGAGCAATTGCGACTCGACGGAGCGCTGGCGCTGCGCGCTGCTTCGATCCGCTGA
- a CDS encoding lipase family alpha/beta hydrolase — MTAFFRQLRRRWIFALALLFAAALPATAASNYAQTRYPIVLVHGLFGFDSVFGLDYFYGIPGNLRQSGAKVYVAQVSAANSTEVRGEQLLAQVRNILAITGAAKVNLIGHSHGGPTARYVAGVAPQLVASVTSVGGVNRGSRVADVLRGVAPAGSVSEVVANGAASALVTLINLASGGSGLPQMPIAALDSLTTAGSARFNQRFGAGVPSSGCGNGAESVAGVRYYSWTGKNTLTNVFDPSDAALFATSLVFGEANDGLVSACSARLGRHLGDYRQNHLDEVNQMVGLRDWFSPDPVTLYREQANRLKNAGL, encoded by the coding sequence ATGACCGCTTTTTTCCGCCAGTTGCGCAGGCGCTGGATATTTGCTTTGGCTCTGCTGTTTGCCGCAGCGCTTCCCGCCACTGCCGCCAGCAACTACGCCCAGACGCGCTATCCCATCGTCCTGGTGCACGGGCTTTTCGGATTTGATTCGGTTTTTGGTCTCGACTATTTCTACGGTATTCCCGGCAATCTGCGCCAGAGTGGCGCCAAGGTCTACGTGGCCCAGGTGTCCGCTGCCAACAGCACCGAAGTGCGCGGGGAACAACTGCTCGCGCAGGTGCGCAATATTCTGGCGATCACGGGTGCGGCCAAGGTCAATCTGATCGGCCACTCGCATGGCGGCCCGACGGCCCGCTATGTGGCCGGTGTGGCGCCTCAGCTTGTCGCTTCGGTCACCTCGGTGGGCGGCGTCAACCGCGGTTCACGCGTGGCCGATGTGCTGCGCGGCGTGGCCCCGGCCGGCAGTGTCAGTGAGGTGGTCGCCAACGGCGCTGCCAGCGCGTTGGTCACGCTGATCAACCTGGCTTCGGGCGGCAGCGGCCTGCCACAGATGCCCATCGCTGCACTTGATTCGCTGACCACTGCCGGCTCGGCGCGCTTCAATCAGCGCTTTGGCGCAGGCGTTCCCAGCAGTGGCTGCGGCAACGGCGCCGAATCGGTGGCAGGCGTGCGCTATTACTCCTGGACCGGCAAGAACACGCTGACCAACGTGTTCGACCCGAGCGATGCCGCCTTGTTTGCCACCAGCCTGGTGTTTGGCGAAGCCAACGACGGCTTGGTGTCCGCTTGTTCTGCACGCCTGGGCCGCCATCTGGGCGACTATCGGCAGAACCACCTGGACGAGGTCAACCAGATGGTGGGCCTGCGCGACTGGTTTTCGCCCGATCCGGTCACGCTGTACCGCGAGCAGGCCAACCGTCTGAAAAACGCCGGGCTGTGA
- a CDS encoding Lrp/AsnC family transcriptional regulator: protein MQTKDALDKLDRSILRCLQANGRETYDVIGEQVGLSPSAVLRRVKRLEEAGVIDRYVALVKPESVGLGLTAYLNVRLEKATESHKRNPMDVFRAAVQTWPEVVECASLTGEMDYLLRVVVADMAHYSRFIMETLLKHPSVQDCKTSFVLDHVKATTAVPV, encoded by the coding sequence ATGCAAACAAAAGACGCACTCGACAAGCTGGATCGTTCCATCCTGCGCTGTCTGCAAGCCAATGGCCGCGAAACCTACGACGTGATTGGCGAGCAGGTGGGGCTCTCCCCCAGTGCGGTCTTGCGCCGCGTCAAGCGCCTGGAGGAAGCGGGGGTCATTGACCGCTACGTGGCCCTGGTCAAGCCCGAGTCTGTGGGTCTTGGGCTTACCGCCTACCTCAACGTGCGTCTGGAGAAGGCTACCGAGAGCCACAAGCGCAATCCAATGGACGTGTTTCGCGCGGCGGTTCAGACCTGGCCGGAAGTGGTGGAGTGCGCTTCGCTGACCGGAGAGATGGATTACCTGCTGCGCGTCGTGGTCGCCGACATGGCGCATTACAGCCGCTTCATCATGGAGACGCTGCTCAAGCACCCCAGCGTTCAGGACTGCAAGACGAGCTTTGTGCTCGACCACGTCAAAGCCACGACCGCCGTCCCTGTCTGA
- a CDS encoding GNAT family N-acetyltransferase, which yields MTDTKDWLKTSWNAGIDRLRPSGALASDASRSPLMIPIRSLGPRHRERIAQHLLKLAPADRYLRFGYSASDDQVRRYVEQLDFERDDIFGIYNRRLELIAMAHLAFAPSPAHSECAEFGVSVLEHARGRGYGARLFERACIHARNEGVRMLFIHALSENTPMLNIARSAGAVVRREGSESEAFLELAPASLDTRMAEVVEQHFAELDYRFKQQAHQFWAFLGGMQAQRYGGSGDGQPPVA from the coding sequence ATGACTGACACCAAAGACTGGCTCAAGACGTCCTGGAACGCTGGAATCGATCGTTTGCGCCCTTCGGGCGCGCTGGCTTCGGATGCCTCGCGCAGCCCACTGATGATCCCCATTCGCTCGCTCGGACCGCGCCACCGCGAGCGCATCGCGCAGCACTTGCTCAAGCTTGCGCCTGCGGACCGGTACTTGCGGTTTGGCTACTCAGCCAGTGACGATCAGGTGCGGCGCTACGTCGAGCAGCTCGATTTCGAGCGCGACGACATCTTCGGTATTTACAACCGCCGTCTCGAACTGATTGCCATGGCGCACCTGGCATTCGCGCCCAGCCCGGCGCACAGTGAATGCGCCGAATTCGGTGTCTCGGTGCTCGAACACGCCCGCGGACGCGGCTACGGTGCGCGTCTGTTCGAGCGCGCATGCATCCACGCACGCAATGAGGGGGTTCGCATGCTCTTCATTCATGCGCTTTCGGAAAATACCCCCATGCTCAACATCGCCCGCTCTGCCGGTGCTGTGGTGCGGCGGGAAGGCTCGGAGTCCGAAGCCTTTCTGGAACTTGCGCCCGCCAGCCTCGACACCCGCATGGCAGAGGTGGTGGAGCAGCACTTTGCCGAACTGGACTACCGCTTCAAGCAACAGGCGCACCAGTTCTGGGCCTTTCTTGGCGGCATGCAGGCGCAGCGTTATGGCGGATCGGGCGACGGACAACCGCCGGTCGCCTAA
- a CDS encoding HlyC/CorC family transporter, producing MSEPHPARALDKEDKRTFLQKLVEFIHPGPDSIEELVVILSEAEDNELIGPESRVMLERVLRMADRTAGDVMVAAPRMDLLDIDAPMDEVLRLVINTAHSRFPVYQGERENIIGVLMAKDLLKLQRAPELHIRTLLRPATFVPETKGLNDLLREFRSNRSHLAVVIDEFGRVAGLVTIEDVLEEIVGEIEDEFDIPEDEGDIFALADRTYRVSGDTPVERVAEAFGVPIASSDPEDEFDTIGGLIAHEMGHVPQRGEHLQFCGLHFVVLHTKGGAVRWFKVTGATQDLARPD from the coding sequence GTGTCCGAACCGCACCCCGCGCGCGCGCTTGACAAGGAAGACAAGCGCACCTTTCTGCAAAAACTCGTTGAGTTCATCCACCCAGGGCCCGATTCGATCGAGGAACTGGTGGTCATTCTTTCCGAGGCCGAAGACAACGAGCTCATCGGACCCGAATCGCGCGTCATGCTCGAGCGCGTGCTGCGCATGGCCGACCGCACGGCCGGCGATGTCATGGTGGCCGCACCGCGCATGGATCTGCTCGACATCGATGCTCCCATGGACGAGGTGCTGCGCCTCGTGATCAACACCGCGCACTCGCGCTTTCCGGTCTATCAGGGCGAGCGTGAAAACATCATTGGCGTGCTGATGGCCAAGGATCTGCTCAAGCTGCAGCGCGCGCCTGAGTTGCATATCCGCACGCTGCTGCGTCCCGCCACTTTCGTGCCCGAAACCAAGGGTCTCAACGATCTGCTGCGCGAGTTTCGCAGCAACCGCAGCCACCTGGCCGTGGTCATCGACGAGTTTGGCCGCGTGGCCGGTCTGGTCACGATCGAAGACGTACTGGAAGAAATCGTCGGGGAAATCGAAGACGAATTCGACATTCCGGAAGACGAGGGCGACATTTTTGCCCTGGCTGACCGCACCTACCGGGTCAGCGGCGACACGCCGGTGGAGCGTGTCGCCGAAGCGTTTGGCGTGCCTATCGCCAGCAGCGATCCAGAGGATGAGTTCGACACCATCGGCGGCCTCATTGCGCACGAAATGGGCCATGTCCCCCAACGTGGCGAGCACCTCCAGTTCTGCGGCCTGCACTTCGTGGTTTTGCACACCAAGGGCGGCGCGGTGCGCTGGTTCAAGGTGACCGGCGCCACGCAAGACCTCGCGCGGCCCGATTGA
- the lnt gene encoding apolipoprotein N-acyltransferase, which translates to MRELGSAARAGLACAAGLAQAASLAWPASGVPLWWLQVLSLAVLAGLQRSTAHPFRAAVLAGLFATAWLCGTFWWLFTSLHTYGGLPAPLAVLAVLGLALFLASYYAIAGGLYVLLAPASRLGAALLFAGLWLLAELARNTLWTGFPWGAGGYAHVDGPLAALARLVGVYGIGFVAALLAMLLASLRATDLRRTTAWLLLGTLAAGLVAASGLRYCALGGCNRPAIAEHAPLDLALLQGNIPQDEKFQVGSGVPTALAWYARQLAAASAALVVAPETALPLLPAQLPPGYLEAIARRYAKGDQAALIGIPLGDMKAGYTNSVLGFAPGQDVPYRYDKHHLVPFGEFIPPLFRWFTEMMDIPLGDFARGPLGQPAFLWRGERIAPNICYEDLFGDEIAAQFRSPEHSPTVLLNLSNIGWFGTGLAIDQHLTISRMRTLEFERPMVRATNTGATAVIDYRGQVTHLLPRATRGVLLAQVQGRSGAVTPFAWWAARWRLVPLWILGAVCLLAGLWARRRPRNHHLKPLA; encoded by the coding sequence ATGCGGGAACTCGGCAGCGCTGCGCGCGCAGGGCTCGCGTGCGCTGCGGGGCTGGCGCAAGCGGCGTCGCTGGCCTGGCCAGCCAGCGGCGTGCCGCTCTGGTGGCTGCAGGTTCTGTCGCTCGCTGTTCTGGCAGGACTGCAGCGATCGACCGCGCATCCCTTCCGCGCCGCTGTGCTGGCCGGCCTGTTTGCCACGGCCTGGTTGTGCGGCACCTTCTGGTGGCTCTTCACTTCATTGCACACCTACGGCGGCTTGCCTGCGCCGCTGGCCGTTCTGGCCGTGCTGGGGCTTGCGTTGTTCCTGGCGTCGTATTACGCCATTGCGGGCGGGCTGTACGTGCTGTTGGCGCCCGCCTCACGGCTCGGCGCGGCGCTGCTGTTTGCTGGGCTCTGGCTGCTGGCCGAGTTGGCGCGCAACACCCTCTGGACGGGATTTCCATGGGGCGCCGGGGGCTACGCCCACGTGGATGGACCGCTGGCGGCGTTGGCACGGCTTGTTGGTGTCTACGGCATCGGCTTTGTGGCGGCGCTGCTGGCCATGCTGCTGGCCAGCCTGCGCGCCACAGACCTGCGGAGAACCACAGCCTGGCTGCTGCTGGGAACCCTGGCTGCCGGATTGGTCGCAGCGAGCGGGCTGCGCTACTGCGCACTCGGCGGCTGCAATCGACCTGCGATCGCAGAGCATGCGCCACTCGATCTGGCGCTGCTTCAGGGGAACATCCCGCAGGACGAAAAATTCCAGGTGGGAAGTGGCGTGCCCACGGCACTGGCCTGGTACGCGCGCCAGCTGGCGGCCGCCAGTGCCGCGCTGGTGGTGGCGCCTGAAACCGCGCTGCCTTTGCTGCCTGCACAGTTGCCGCCCGGCTATCTGGAAGCCATTGCACGGCGTTACGCAAAGGGCGACCAAGCCGCCTTGATCGGCATTCCACTGGGGGATATGAAAGCGGGATACACCAATTCGGTGCTCGGCTTTGCGCCCGGACAGGACGTACCGTACCGCTATGACAAACACCACCTCGTGCCTTTCGGTGAATTCATTCCACCCCTGTTTCGCTGGTTTACCGAGATGATGGATATTCCTTTGGGCGATTTCGCACGAGGCCCGCTGGGCCAACCCGCTTTTCTGTGGCGCGGCGAGCGCATCGCGCCGAACATTTGCTATGAAGATCTTTTTGGCGATGAGATCGCTGCACAATTTCGTTCGCCCGAACACTCCCCCACGGTGCTGCTGAATCTGAGCAATATTGGCTGGTTTGGCACCGGTCTGGCGATCGATCAGCACCTCACGATCAGCCGAATGCGCACACTGGAGTTCGAGCGCCCCATGGTGCGCGCCACCAACACCGGCGCCACCGCCGTGATCGACTACCGCGGGCAGGTCACGCACCTGCTGCCTCGCGCAACACGCGGCGTCCTGCTCGCGCAGGTGCAGGGCCGAAGCGGAGCGGTGACGCCGTTTGCCTGGTGGGCCGCGCGCTGGCGCCTGGTGCCACTGTGGATTCTGGGGGCGGTGTGCCTGCTGGCAGGTTTGTGGGCGCGCCGCCGCCCTCGCAACCACCACCTGAAGCCGCTTGCGTAA
- the fabA gene encoding 3-hydroxyacyl-[acyl-carrier-protein] dehydratase FabA, with product MADSFSYEQLIASGEGRLFSPDSGRLPLPPMLMFDRITHIDSDGGAHGLGRIRAELDVRPDLWFFDCHFQGDPVMPGCLGLDAMWQLIGFYLTWLQLPGKGRALGAGEVKFTGEVGPDVKLVTYEIDIKRVIKRKLVMAIGDARLLADGQEIYVASDLRVGLFKKDDAPAAAKATGETP from the coding sequence ATGGCAGATTCTTTTTCCTACGAACAACTGATCGCTTCGGGCGAAGGCCGGCTTTTTTCACCCGACAGCGGACGCCTGCCCTTGCCGCCGATGCTGATGTTCGACCGCATCACGCACATCGATAGCGACGGCGGTGCGCATGGGCTGGGGAGGATCCGCGCGGAACTTGATGTGCGTCCCGATCTGTGGTTTTTTGACTGCCATTTCCAGGGGGATCCAGTGATGCCTGGCTGCCTGGGCCTGGACGCCATGTGGCAATTGATCGGTTTTTACTTGACCTGGCTACAGCTGCCGGGCAAGGGCCGTGCGCTGGGCGCGGGCGAAGTCAAGTTCACGGGCGAAGTGGGGCCCGACGTCAAACTGGTCACCTACGAGATCGACATCAAGCGGGTCATCAAACGCAAGCTGGTGATGGCCATTGGTGACGCCCGCTTGTTGGCGGATGGCCAGGAAATTTACGTGGCAAGCGACCTGCGTGTCGGCCTGTTCAAGAAGGACGACGCGCCCGCCGCTGCGAAAGCGACAGGAGAGACTCCATGA
- the fabB gene encoding beta-ketoacyl-ACP synthase I has product MKRVVITGTGIVSCIGNDKASVTQSLRESRSGIRAMPQFAEMGLRSQVAGVPQIDLEAVIDRKQLRFMGDAAAYAHVALSHAIAEAGLPPETVSHPRTGLIMGSGGGSPANQIESADILRSKGIRRVGPYQVTRCMSSTVSACLSTNFAIKGINYSITSACSTSAHCIGAAAQQIAWGMQDVMFAGGGEEVTWGMGMLFDAMGAMSSAYNATPEKASRAYDANRDGFVLSGGGGAVVLESLEHAQARGATILGEIVGFGATSDGADMVAPSGEGAIACMQQAIAGLDQPIDYINTHGTSTPVGDVPELRAIKAVFGDAIPRFSSTKSLTGHSLGATGVQEAIYCLLMLQQGFIAGSANIETLDPAAEGMPLVRTTVDAPIRTALSNSFGFGGTNASLVLRRWDGA; this is encoded by the coding sequence ATGAAACGGGTGGTGATTACGGGCACGGGCATCGTCTCGTGCATTGGCAACGACAAGGCATCGGTCACGCAGTCGCTGCGCGAGAGCCGCTCGGGCATTCGAGCCATGCCGCAATTTGCCGAAATGGGCCTGCGCAGCCAGGTGGCGGGCGTGCCGCAGATTGACCTGGAAGCGGTGATCGACCGCAAGCAACTGCGCTTCATGGGCGATGCGGCGGCGTACGCGCATGTTGCGCTCAGCCATGCCATCGCAGAAGCTGGCCTGCCGCCCGAGACGGTCTCGCACCCGCGCACCGGCCTCATCATGGGATCGGGCGGAGGGTCGCCCGCCAACCAGATCGAGTCGGCCGACATCTTGCGCAGCAAGGGCATTCGTCGTGTCGGGCCCTACCAGGTCACGCGCTGCATGAGCTCCACGGTCTCGGCCTGTCTGTCGACCAACTTTGCCATCAAAGGCATCAACTACTCCATCACCTCGGCGTGCAGCACCTCGGCGCATTGCATTGGCGCCGCTGCACAGCAGATTGCCTGGGGCATGCAGGACGTGATGTTTGCCGGCGGCGGCGAGGAAGTCACCTGGGGCATGGGCATGCTGTTTGACGCCATGGGCGCCATGTCGAGTGCCTACAACGCCACGCCGGAGAAGGCCTCGCGTGCCTACGACGCGAACCGCGACGGCTTCGTGCTCTCGGGCGGCGGCGGTGCCGTAGTGCTGGAGAGCCTGGAGCACGCGCAGGCGCGGGGCGCCACCATTCTGGGTGAAATCGTGGGTTTTGGCGCCACATCCGACGGTGCCGACATGGTGGCACCCTCAGGTGAAGGAGCCATTGCCTGCATGCAGCAGGCCATCGCCGGGCTGGACCAGCCGATCGATTACATCAACACCCACGGCACCTCTACGCCCGTGGGCGACGTGCCTGAGCTGCGCGCCATCAAGGCCGTGTTTGGCGACGCGATTCCGCGCTTCTCGTCCACCAAATCGCTCACCGGCCACTCGCTGGGCGCGACCGGCGTGCAGGAAGCCATCTATTGCCTGCTGATGCTGCAACAAGGCTTCATTGCCGGCTCGGCCAACATTGAAACTCTGGACCCCGCCGCCGAAGGCATGCCACTGGTGCGCACCACGGTGGATGCACCGATTCGGACTGCGCTCTCGAACAGCTTTGGCTTTGGCGGCACCAACGCCAGCCTGGTGCTGCGGCGCTGGGACGGCGCCTGA